GAGAAGCTGGAGCAGCTGAGGTCGGGCTTCGAGTTCGGCCCCTACGGCAATCTCTCCATCATCCTGAGGGGCCTGCCGCCGAGGGAGGGGGCTCAGCTCGCCAACGAGGTTCAGCGCAAGCTGATCGAGGGGACGAGGCTGGGGATCCCCGCCATCATCCACGACGAGTGCTTGCACGGCTGCATGGCGATGCACTCCACCCAGTTCCCCCAGGCGATCGCGCTGGCCGCTACGTGGGACCCCGAGCTCGTCTACAGGGTTGCGAAGGCGATCGCGAGGGAGGCGAGAGCTAGGGGGATCCGCCAGTGCCTCGCCCCCGTGGTCAACCTAGCCCGCGACGTGAGAGCCGGTAGGACGGAGGAGACGTACGGCGAAGACCCATACCTCGCCTCCGTCATGGGGGCTGCCTACTGCAGGGCCCTGCGAGAGGAGGGCGTTATCGCGACGCCGAAGCACTTCGTCGCGAACTTCGAGGCTGACGGCGGAAGGGACAGCCACGAAGCCCACTTCTCCGAGAGGATCCTGCGGGAGGTGTTCCTACCCCCGTTCAGAGCCTGCGTAAAGGCGGGAGCCCTGTCCGTGATGGCGGCCTACAACTCCCTCGACGGTGTCCCCTGCTCCTGCAACAGGTGGCTGCTGACCGACGTTCTACGGAAGGAGTGGGGGTTCGAGGGCTTCGTCGTCTCCGACTACGGCTCAGTCACTGGGATAATCACGCACCACCGCGTCACGGATTCGAGGGAGCTCGCCGCGAAGCTGGCGCTGGAGGCGGGCCTCGAGGTTGAGCTACCCCGAGTGGACGTTTACGGCGACGCTCTGGAGAAGGCTGTGAAGGAGGGTCTCATCCCGATGGAGGTTGTGGATGAAGCGGTACGGAGGGTTTTGAGGGCGAAGTTTTTGATCGGCCTGTTTGACGAGCCCTTCGTCGATCCCGAGGAGGCGGAGAGGGTTGTCGGCTGCGAGGAGCATAGGCGGCTCGCCCTCGAGGCCGCGAGGAAGGCTATCGTCCTCCTCAAGAACGAGGGTGTGCTGCCGATCGATAAAGGCAGGATCAGGAAGCTCCTCATCGTGGGAGGAGCCGCCAAAAACCTGAAGCTGGGCGGCTACAGCGGAACGCCTAAAGCCGTAACGACGCCGCTCCAAGCCATAGCCGAGAAGCTAGAAGGGTCCGCGGCGCGGCTCGAGTACATCGAAGCGATACCCATCGATGTGGGCTTCATCGCGCGCTTCGTAGCACCACCGAAAGGGATGCAGGGCTGGGGGGTGAGGATTCAGATCTTCAACAACCCCAACTTCGAAGGGGTACCGGTTGCCGACTACGTGGGCATGTACTGGGGCGGCTTCAGGTTCGAGTGGGGCTACCGCAGGCCGCACGGCGGCGTTGAAACCGATACCTACTCCGTGCGCTTCACGGGCCGACTGCTGCCTCCAAAGCCTGGAAAGTATGCGCTCTGCCTGGGTGTTTCTGGCGGTAGGGCTAGGCTAATCCTAGACTCGAAAGTATTAGCTGAGGTGGACGCGACGGGGGTCAGCACGTACAAGACTGTTGAAGTCGATTTAAGCGGAGAGCACGACTTCTCCATCGAGTTCTCAAGAACCAGCGGCTACGCAGCTGTAAGGCTCGGCTGGGACCTCGTCAACTCCGAAGAA
This sequence is a window from Thermofilaceae archaeon. Protein-coding genes within it:
- a CDS encoding glycoside hydrolase family 3 N-terminal domain-containing protein, whose product is MPRRYLPPGAESVGIYRDGWIDFNKNGVMDPYEDPTRPVEERVEDLLSRMTLEEKLEQLRSGFEFGPYGNLSIILRGLPPREGAQLANEVQRKLIEGTRLGIPAIIHDECLHGCMAMHSTQFPQAIALAATWDPELVYRVAKAIAREARARGIRQCLAPVVNLARDVRAGRTEETYGEDPYLASVMGAAYCRALREEGVIATPKHFVANFEADGGRDSHEAHFSERILREVFLPPFRACVKAGALSVMAAYNSLDGVPCSCNRWLLTDVLRKEWGFEGFVVSDYGSVTGIITHHRVTDSRELAAKLALEAGLEVELPRVDVYGDALEKAVKEGLIPMEVVDEAVRRVLRAKFLIGLFDEPFVDPEEAERVVGCEEHRRLALEAARKAIVLLKNEGVLPIDKGRIRKLLIVGGAAKNLKLGGYSGTPKAVTTPLQAIAEKLEGSAARLEYIEAIPIDVGFIARFVAPPKGMQGWGVRIQIFNNPNFEGVPVADYVGMYWGGFRFEWGYRRPHGGVETDTYSVRFTGRLLPPKPGKYALCLGVSGGRARLILDSKVLAEVDATGVSTYKTVEVDLSGEHDFSIEFSRTSGYAAVRLGWDLVNSEEISKALEAAKDADAVVTFVDIVEGEERDRAILRLTRSWEQLLERLLEVNPRVVVVLVAGSAVVGEWLYKVPAVVLAWYPGQEGGRAIADVLFGDYNPGGRLPFTWPHNEGQLPLYYNPKPSGRVYDYVDTTGAPLFPFGHGLSYTKFEYSSLSIRVSEDEKRVEISVKVKNVGDREGDEVVQLYVRDPVSSVASPLKLLRGFKRVTLKPGEEAEVRFTLTPDDLAIYDEGMRRVVEPGEFVVMVGSSSEDIRLTGSFKIAGKHEAKFVLESFEVKRCDGALAVRARVANAGDVTDVARIAVRVDGRCACVYPVELAPGERRDATILLEGVEGKSVEAVIDGSACST